GGATTCTGCCATGTGCTTTAGAATCATGTTATTCCAACGGCAAATTAGTAGCTGTACCGCTGAATCTGGTGCAAGGTGTTTTATATTATAGGGAGGATATAATAAAAAAACTGAAAAACGGTGAAGAGATAATCAAAAAAATAAAAAACTCTGTTACATGGGAAGACTTTATTAAACTAAATAAGAAACTTAACTTGAATAATCCTTTTTATCTTTTCCCCGCCGCTGATTATGAAGGTCTCATATGCTGTTATATGGAACTGATTCTTAGTATGAAACCAAACTATTTTAAAGAATACGGGTTCAATCTTAAATCACCTGCAGCTAAAAAATCATTACAACTGCTGGTAGATTTGGTTAACAAATATAAAATATCTCCACCTGAAGTTACTGAATTTACAGAAGTTACTTGTTATGAATACTTTATAAAAAATAACGGTCTCTTTATGTTTGGATGGCCTACTTTTGATAAAGATTTTAAAGAAACCCCTTTTGATATTTTGAAAGAAAGCAATTTAAAAAAAGCTCCTCCTCAATATTTTGAAAAAGGAGTACCGACATCAGTGTTCGGTGGCTGGGACTTAATGATCTCTAAATATTCAAATAAGAAAAAAGAAGTAGCGGATTTTGTTAAATTTCTTCTAAGCGATGAATCACAGGAAGTATTTTACAAAGAAAGTAGTTATTATCCAGTAGTTAATAAATTTTATGAGAGTGATTATTATACTTCAATGTATCCCGAAATTTCAGAAATTAAAAAAATGTTAAAAATAGGTGTGCATCGTCCGGCGGATGAAGAATACACAAAATATTCCAAAATAATGTCTTACTATTTTGATCTGGCAATTAAAAATAAAATCTCTGTAGATGAGGCTTTACAAAAATCTACAGATGCTATACAAATTGAGAAAAAGATGTTTGAAGAGTTCTGATTCATTTAACCGGTAATCAAGATGTTAATACGAAACATCAAGGGCAAAATATCGAAATACCGATTTGAGATACGACATATCACTATTTTCTTAATTGTTTTAATAATATTCCAAATCATCTTAGCATTTGTTCAAAAATCCTCCTTAAATGATTTCCTAGTACAAACACAATCCTGGTATCAGAAATATTCTACCGAAAGATTAGCAATCGTGACTTCTACAAGTTTGGAATTATTATTTGAAAATTTATTTATAGATAAAACTGTTCGTGATTTTGATGAAAGAAAAATGATTTATTCATTTAATGTAATTTTTAAACAACAACTGATGCAGAAAAGTGTAGAAGATATTTGTTTAATCCTTGTAAAAAACCACGAACTTTATGTTATTGACAGCGGGCATAAATTATATTCTTATTTAACTAATACATTACCGGCATTTCCTATTGACAGTAAAGAACATAGAGAAGGTATCTCTCTATTCCTGTCACTTAAAGGTAAAATAAAAAAATCTGAGACGATTTATAGCGAGCTCGAAAATCAGCAGACGTTTAATATATTGGTACCATTTGTACCCGATGGGGAATATTTGGGAGTGATGTATATGAAAATTATTCCCGACTTTTCTTTTCTAACAAAAGAAGTCAGTGCAAACTTTAATAAAGTCGCAATGATCTATTCGTCTCTGATCTTACTTGGATTGATTGCAATCTTTTATATCTCTTCAAGAGCTGTTAAAGAACGGAATGAAGCTCAGAAAAAATTCTTTGATGAACACGAAGAAAATATAAAGAAGCAGATTAGGTTAGAGAAGGAATCGTTATTTACAAAAAGAATTTATCATACTCATCACAAGGCTGAGAAAATTATAGGTTTTATAAAAGAAGATATTAGAAATATTGGGAATAAAAATGTGGATGATATCCAAAAACGGGTTATTACTTATTCTAACTTTATCTCTAGAATTATTTATGATATGAAATGGTATGACCAGGAAATCAATACTATTATAAATCCAATGTTTAACACCAATATAAATGGAGTAATCAAATTTATTGTTCAATATGTATTTTTAAGAATTACAAGTAAGAATGAAATGTTTGACTTTAAGTTGGATTTGGATGAGACTCTTCCGATTGTTAAAGTTAATGAATACATAGTGTGGGAAATACTTGAACCTCTAATCCAAAATAGTATTGATCACGGCAGCAAACATTCAGTCACAATAAAGATTGCTACTAAATATGACCGGGAACAAAACATTTCTCATATATCAATTGAAGATGACGGAGTGGGTATTCAACCTGATTTGCTTGAAGTAGGTGACAACGGCATTAAAAGAATATTTTTAGAAAATCAGTCTACAAAAAAAATATATGGCGCAAATTCCGGTTATGGATGTTACATAGCCTATCAAATGGCTGTTGAAAAATGCGGCTGGATCTTAGATGCGGAAAATTTATCGGGTGCAGGCTGCATATTTAATATCACAATAAAGAACTAAAGGATTTTAATGACTAGAAGCGATCAAATAAATATTCTTCTTGTTGAAGATGAAGATTTTGATGTAAGAAGAGTAAAAAATACTGTCAATTATTACGAAACCCGAATTAAAATAGTAGATGTTGTTTCAAATGGCAGGGCGGCAATCGAATTAATTCAGGCGAGTCCAGATAAATACGATGTTGTAATTCTGGATTATCAGATATCGGGAGGATTGCGCGGTGAAGAATTGATAGTAAAAATAAAAGACTACGATCCTTTTATTCAAATAATTGTAATCACTAAGATGACGATCAATATTACAAATTACGATTTTGCAAATAGTCTCTTAAGATCTGGTGCGTTTTGGTATTGTACAAAATATCCCGGAAACATTGAGGAATATATATATCAACCTACGGATTTTATACTAAGCATTTTCAATGCTTTTGAGAAGAAAAAATTAGAAAAGCAAAAATTAAGATCGGATAAAAAATTAAAACAGAATATAGAATCACTGCTTGAATCAAAAAAAATTATCGGCGAATCAAGACCGATGCAACAGCTCAAGGAAAATATTGAAAAATATGCCAAGAGCGATGCAAATATATTGATAAGTGGTGCTTCCGGTACTGGAAAAGAGCTTGTTGCCTGGAATATTTATTTGAAGAGCAAAAGGAAATATGAAAATTTCGTCCCGATTAATTGCGGAAGTATACCGGGAGAATTAATCGAGAGCGAACTCTTTGGTTATGAGAAAGGTGCTTTCACAGGAGCGAGCGCACATAAGTTGGGACTTTTTGAAATAGCCAATAATGGAACTCTTTTTCTCGATGAAGTATCGGAACTTCCTCATTCTGCTCAAGTGAAATTGCTAAGAGTCCTTCAAGAGGGTGAGATTGAAAAGATTGGAAGAACTGAAAAAATTTCAGTCAATGTTAGAATAATTACTGCAACAAACAAGAATTTAGCTAATGAAGTAAATTCAAATAGATTCAGAGAAGATTTGTATTATAGATTAAATGTTATACCAATAGACATAGTACCACTCAAGCAGAGAGGTGATGATATTTTACTTCTCTTCGATCATTATCTAAAATATTTCAGCCAAGACCTTGGTTTTGAGATTCCTGAAGTTGAAAATCAAGCTAAAGAAATTTTACTCAATTATAAGTGGCCGGGTAATGTACGTGAATTAAGAAATGTTGTTCAAAGATTGATATTAAACAGCAGCGGTAAAATAACTGCAGCTGATGTAAGCAATCCGATGATTTTGAGAAACCATATTATTATGAAAGAAGAAACCAATTTTGAAGAAATTCACCAAGGGCAAGTAATATCATTAAAAGAAATGGAAAGAATTTTCAGAATCAAATACATCAAGTATGTTAGAAGTATTTCCAGTTCGGATTCCTTTGCTGCTGAAAGACTTGGTTTGGCGCCATCTAATTTTTATAGGATGTGTAAAGAACTTGGATTGAAATAATCCGGTAACTCAATTCTGAAAGATGCTGAAGTTTGACTTCAGAATATTCGAATTGATTGGCATGCTTCAAAAACGATTATTTTTTTTGAGATCATTAACGATGGAAAAAACATTGTATATCTCAATTTATCCATTTGTACCTGCAGGCGATAATACCATGTACATTATCTTGCGACAAACCAAAACCTATCGACTTTTAAGTATAACTTTATTTCTAAACCTAATCTTAGATCCAGCGCTCATGATAATAGAAAAGAAAATTATTAGGCAAACTGAAATAGAATTACTTTTTCTTATGAAATAAATTTATGAGGACAAAATGAAATACGGTTATTTTGATGACAAAAGCAAAGAATATGTCATAACAAATGTTAGAACACCTTACCCATGGATCAACTATTTGGGAAGCGATAGTTTCTTTTCTTTGATCTCAAATACTGCCGGAGGTTATTCTTTTTATAAAGATGCATTGCTGCGTAGAATCACTAGATACCGTTACAATAATGTTCCAATTGATGATGGCGGGAAATATTTTTATATCAACGATGGCGGTGAAGTTTGGTCACCTGGATGGAAACCTGTAAAAGCGGAGCTTCAAGATTATTCATGCCGGCATGGAATGGGCTATACGATTATCAAAGGGAGTAGGAAATCCGTTGAAGCGGAAGTACAATTTTTTGTTCCTGTAAAAACAAATTGTGAAGTACAAAAAGTTAAACTCACCAATAAAGGTCGTAACAAAAAATCATTGAAGTTGTTTTCATTTGTAGAATTTTGCCTTTGGAATGCACTGGACGACCAGACAAACTTCCAAAGAAATTTTTCTACTGGAGAAGTTGAGATAAAAGATTCTGTTATTTATCACAAAACGGAATACAAAGAAAGAAGAAATCATTTCGCATTCTATTCCGTCAACCAGAAAATAAACGGCTTTGATACAGACCGCGAATCATTTCTCGGTTTATATAACGGATTCGATCGGCCCGATGCGGTGTTTGAAGGTAAAGCCCGCAAATCCGTTGCACATGGTTGGTCGCCAATTGCATCTCATTTTCTAAAAGTTAATTTGAAACCGGGTGAATCGAAAGAATTTATTTTTCTTCTCGGCTATATAGAGAATGATGATGATAAAAAATGGGAATCGAAAGGAGTAATCAATAAAGAAAAAGCTCTTTCGATGATTGAGAAGTTTTCAACTCCTCAGAAAGTTGAAGAGTCATTTAATGAATTAAAGAATTATTGGGAAACTCTTCTTTCC
The sequence above is drawn from the Ignavibacteriales bacterium genome and encodes:
- a CDS encoding ATP-binding protein; this encodes MLIRNIKGKISKYRFEIRHITIFLIVLIIFQIILAFVQKSSLNDFLVQTQSWYQKYSTERLAIVTSTSLELLFENLFIDKTVRDFDERKMIYSFNVIFKQQLMQKSVEDICLILVKNHELYVIDSGHKLYSYLTNTLPAFPIDSKEHREGISLFLSLKGKIKKSETIYSELENQQTFNILVPFVPDGEYLGVMYMKIIPDFSFLTKEVSANFNKVAMIYSSLILLGLIAIFYISSRAVKERNEAQKKFFDEHEENIKKQIRLEKESLFTKRIYHTHHKAEKIIGFIKEDIRNIGNKNVDDIQKRVITYSNFISRIIYDMKWYDQEINTIINPMFNTNINGVIKFIVQYVFLRITSKNEMFDFKLDLDETLPIVKVNEYIVWEILEPLIQNSIDHGSKHSVTIKIATKYDREQNISHISIEDDGVGIQPDLLEVGDNGIKRIFLENQSTKKIYGANSGYGCYIAYQMAVEKCGWILDAENLSGAGCIFNITIKN
- a CDS encoding extracellular solute-binding protein: MIHIKQKWGSTLLVLLIIVYVAISFVQNYGSSNEITKIYFADRFTFAHKLLIEKYNKLNEGKVKVIPIDFPNFDFSTNERKEVLARSLRGTGDGIDLLAVDLIWVQRFAKWCEPLGQYFSEDEKKRILPCALESCYSNGKLVAVPLNLVQGVLYYREDIIKKLKNGEEIIKKIKNSVTWEDFIKLNKKLNLNNPFYLFPAADYEGLICCYMELILSMKPNYFKEYGFNLKSPAAKKSLQLLVDLVNKYKISPPEVTEFTEVTCYEYFIKNNGLFMFGWPTFDKDFKETPFDILKESNLKKAPPQYFEKGVPTSVFGGWDLMISKYSNKKKEVADFVKFLLSDESQEVFYKESSYYPVVNKFYESDYYTSMYPEISEIKKMLKIGVHRPADEEYTKYSKIMSYYFDLAIKNKISVDEALQKSTDAIQIEKKMFEEF
- a CDS encoding sigma-54 dependent transcriptional regulator, whose translation is MTRSDQINILLVEDEDFDVRRVKNTVNYYETRIKIVDVVSNGRAAIELIQASPDKYDVVILDYQISGGLRGEELIVKIKDYDPFIQIIVITKMTINITNYDFANSLLRSGAFWYCTKYPGNIEEYIYQPTDFILSIFNAFEKKKLEKQKLRSDKKLKQNIESLLESKKIIGESRPMQQLKENIEKYAKSDANILISGASGTGKELVAWNIYLKSKRKYENFVPINCGSIPGELIESELFGYEKGAFTGASAHKLGLFEIANNGTLFLDEVSELPHSAQVKLLRVLQEGEIEKIGRTEKISVNVRIITATNKNLANEVNSNRFREDLYYRLNVIPIDIVPLKQRGDDILLLFDHYLKYFSQDLGFEIPEVENQAKEILLNYKWPGNVRELRNVVQRLILNSSGKITAADVSNPMILRNHIIMKEETNFEEIHQGQVISLKEMERIFRIKYIKYVRSISSSDSFAAERLGLAPSNFYRMCKELGLK